One part of the Ornithodoros turicata isolate Travis chromosome 2, ASM3712646v1, whole genome shotgun sequence genome encodes these proteins:
- the LOC135384754 gene encoding acetylcholinesterase-1-like → MGFRWIVVMLHFAMGSISNDTVDFVVTKIAAVHGVTEEHLGVKIKAYLGVPYAEAPLEDLRFRKPVPVKQKDRMILATRMKDSCMQQSNGLEQLPWLSVEGSKSENCLYLNIWTPQCANVSCPLRPVLFWIHAGAFRGGSASMDIYNGGMLAAYGDVVTVTFNYRLGAFGFLSLNDSEVPGNMGLYDQQMALKWIYENIRYFGGNPKQITIFGHDAGALSVGLHLTSPMSRKFIRRAALLGGAPNWLVDPLDHTAGFKKGLMLSKAVQCSDVSNSVSSDAQMISKCLKEADAMTIVNAESEVFSGSYYTFWPRDKDELVPMDPVLAVAKGHVLPVDVFVGVAANEGFAQSLALQRRIFDPQDGRKPTREEGIQILNDALYLFSPKSRERIIDFYFENNTDVDGDDVRNSLALAFGDIFVNCPVTFLAESFGDRPMNAYYYVLTHRPSFSKWPEWYGVTHFDDVTFLFGMPLRYPDMYSANDATISRVLMNAITSFATSGRPSPMEGMLWPKFTSRSPEYLELNPKGITLRSNPFKRCDFWRTFYPKIA, encoded by the exons ATGGGCTTCCGCTGGATTGTAGTCATGCTTCACTTTGCAATGGGATCAATCTCAAATGACACCGTCGACTTCGTGGTGACGAAAATTGCTGCCGTGCACGGAGTAACGGAGGAACACTTGGGTGTAAAGATAAAAGCATATCTTGGCGTCCCCTACGCCGAGGCTCCCCTAGAGGACCTTCGTTTCCGAAAACCTGTTCCAGTGAAACAGAAGGACAGGATGATTCTGGCCACCCGTATGAAGGATTCCTGCATGCAGCAGAGCAATGGTCTGGAGCAGTTGCCGTGGCTTAGCGTGGAAGGTTCCAAGTCAGAAAACTGCTTGTACCTCAACATTTGGACTCCGCAGTGCGCAAACGTCAGCTGTCCTCTGAGACCTGTCTTGTTCTGGATTCATGCCGGTGCATTCCGTGGAGGCTCAGCCAGTATGGACATTTACAACGGTGGCATGCTCGCAGCCTACGGAGATGTAGTGACGGTCACCTTTAACTACCGACTTGGTGCGTTTGGATTCCTCAGTTTGAACGATTCGGAAGTTCCCGGAAATATGGGACTCTACGACCAACAAATGGCGCTGAAATGGATCTACGAGAATATTCGGTATTTCGGAGGGAATCCGAAGCAAATCACAATTTTTGGACATGACGCCGGTGCGTTGTCGGTTGGACTGCATTTGACCTCGCCAATGAGCCGAAAGTTCATTCGCAGAGCCGCGCTACTTGGAGGTGCTCCGAACTGGCTCGTTGATCCATTGGACCACACTGCTGGTTTCAAGAAGGGTTTGATGCTTAGCAAAGCGGTACAGTGTAGTGACGTATCCAACTCAGTTTCCAGTGACGCGCAAATGATTAGCAAATGCCTAAAGGAAGCAGATGCGATGACCATAGTCAACGCAGAAAGTGAAGTTTTCAGCGGAAGCTACTACACCTTCTGGCCACGGGACAAGGACGAGCTTGTCCCAATGGACCCGGTACTTGCTGTAGCTAAGGGACATGTGCTGCCCGTTGATGTTTTTGTAGGAGTTGCTGCTAATGAAGGATTCGCGCAGTCGCTAGCACTTCAGCGACGCATCTTTGATCCCCAAGACGGGCGGAAGCCAACCCGAGAAGAAGGCATTCAGATACTGAATGATGCACTCTACCTGTTTAGCCCAAAGTCTCGAGAACGAATCATTGATTTTTATTTCGAAAACAATACTGATGTTGACGGAGACGACGTCAGGAACTCCCTAGCGTTGGCGTTTGGAGATATTTTCGTCAACTGCCCGGTGACGTTCCTCGCTGAGTCATTTGGAGACAGGCCCATGAACGCCTATTATTACGTGCTGACACACAGGCCATCGTTCAGCAAATGGCCGGAATGGTACGGAGTCACACATTTCGACGACGTTACCTTCCTGTTTGGAATGCCACTGCGATATCCAGACATGTATTCGGCGAATGATGCGACCATAAGCAGGGTGCTCATGAATGCCATAACTTCCTTTGCTACGTCCGG GAGACCTTCACCAATGGAAGGAATGCTGTGGCCAAAGTTCACGTCCAGGTCCCCGGAATATTTAGAGCTGAATCCCAAAGGAATAACATTGAGAAGTAATCCTTTCAAGCGCTGTGATTTCTGGCGCACTTTCTACCCTAAGATAGCTTAG